One Carassius auratus strain Wakin chromosome 3, ASM336829v1, whole genome shotgun sequence genomic region harbors:
- the LOC113044317 gene encoding uncharacterized protein LOC113044317 isoform X6, with protein MINEPIICLGICSTPVCLLVFYYYFCSVFVLVVVSMLCRVLAQQLHPGLWKEYGRDDLNGAPRQNWSNNCGVFVLMYTLYVVMGGIFDFSESDMAAVRRWWCLLLLTNYPVKSDAERKLLRKRRKEMKTGELEKEAEADYISKMPPEILRHILLNVVKEDGDVAFFRLSLTCWLFHDVVCDASFRKDAHLAWLDSVVNWSAYSSDYKEMYRVPYKVTSCLCCGDLFKDFPPGYIGDGRKGILRAFYSTKEFEGYCSADCFICDGNHYSPKDNNL; from the exons ATGATAAATGAGCCAATAATTTGTTTGGGGATTTGTTCCACCCCagtttgtttattagtattttattattatttttgttcagtttttgttttagttgttgTTTCAATGCTTTGTAGAGTACTTGCACAGCAACTACATCCTGGGCTGTGGAAAGAGTATGGACGTGATGATCTCAAC GGTGCTCCAAGGCAGAATTGGTCAAATAATTGTGGAGTGTTTGTGTTGATG TACACACTCTATGTTGTAATGGGAGGCATCTTTGATTTTTCTGAG TCTGACATGGCTGCAGTAAGGAGATGGTGGTGCTTGCTCCTGCTAACAAATTATCCTGTGAA ATCAGATGCTGAAAGAAAGCTACTCAGAAAAAGGCGCAAAGAAATGAAAACAG GAGAATTGGAAAAGGAAGCAGAAGCTGATTACATAAGTAAG atgcCACCTGAGATCCTGAGACACATCCTCTTGAATGTGGTCAAAGAAGATGGAGATGTGGCCTTCTTCAGACTGTCTCTGACGTGCTGGCTTTTCCATGATGTTGTTTGTGACGCATCATTCAGAAAAGACGCTCATTTAGCCTGGCTTGACa GTGTTGTCAACTGGAGTGCATACTCCAGTGACTACAAGGAGATGTACCGAGTGCCATATAAAGTGACCAGTTGCCTTTGCTGTGGGGACTTATTTAAAGACTTCCCACCAGGCTATATTGGAGATGGAAGGAAAGGAATCCTTCGTGCATTTTACTCGACCAAAGAGTTTGAAGGTTACTGCTCAGCAGACTGCTTCATTTGTGACGGCAATCACTATAGCCCCAAGGACAacaatttataa
- the LOC113044317 gene encoding uncharacterized protein LOC113044317 isoform X7, whose translation MLLAQQLHPGLWKEYGRDDLNGAPRQNWSNNCGVFVLMYTLYVVMGGIFDFSESDMAAVRRWWCLLLLTNYPVKSDAERKLLRKRRKEMKTGELEKEAEADYISKQMPPEILRHILLNVVKEDGDVAFFRLSLTCWLFHDVVCDASFRKDAHLAWLDSVVNWSAYSSDYKEMYRVPYKVTSCLCCGDLFKDFPPGYIGDGRKGILRAFYSTKEFEGYCSADCFICDGNHYSPKDNNL comes from the exons ATGT TACTTGCACAGCAACTACATCCTGGGCTGTGGAAAGAGTATGGACGTGATGATCTCAAC GGTGCTCCAAGGCAGAATTGGTCAAATAATTGTGGAGTGTTTGTGTTGATG TACACACTCTATGTTGTAATGGGAGGCATCTTTGATTTTTCTGAG TCTGACATGGCTGCAGTAAGGAGATGGTGGTGCTTGCTCCTGCTAACAAATTATCCTGTGAA ATCAGATGCTGAAAGAAAGCTACTCAGAAAAAGGCGCAAAGAAATGAAAACAG GAGAATTGGAAAAGGAAGCAGAAGCTGATTACATAAGTAAG cagatgcCACCTGAGATCCTGAGACACATCCTCTTGAATGTGGTCAAAGAAGATGGAGATGTGGCCTTCTTCAGACTGTCTCTGACGTGCTGGCTTTTCCATGATGTTGTTTGTGACGCATCATTCAGAAAAGACGCTCATTTAGCCTGGCTTGACa GTGTTGTCAACTGGAGTGCATACTCCAGTGACTACAAGGAGATGTACCGAGTGCCATATAAAGTGACCAGTTGCCTTTGCTGTGGGGACTTATTTAAAGACTTCCCACCAGGCTATATTGGAGATGGAAGGAAAGGAATCCTTCGTGCATTTTACTCGACCAAAGAGTTTGAAGGTTACTGCTCAGCAGACTGCTTCATTTGTGACGGCAATCACTATAGCCCCAAGGACAacaatttataa
- the LOC113044317 gene encoding uncharacterized protein LOC113044317 isoform X5 codes for MINEPIICLGICSTPVCLLVFYYYFCSVFVLVVVSMLCRVLAQQLHPGLWKEYGRDDLNGAPRQNWSNNCGVFVLMYTLYVVMGGIFDFSESDMAAVRRWWCLLLLTNYPVKSDAERKLLRKRRKEMKTGELEKEAEADYISKQMPPEILRHILLNVVKEDGDVAFFRLSLTCWLFHDVVCDASFRKDAHLAWLDSVVNWSAYSSDYKEMYRVPYKVTSCLCCGDLFKDFPPGYIGDGRKGILRAFYSTKEFEGYCSADCFICDGNHYSPKDNNL; via the exons ATGATAAATGAGCCAATAATTTGTTTGGGGATTTGTTCCACCCCagtttgtttattagtattttattattatttttgttcagtttttgttttagttgttgTTTCAATGCTTTGTAGAGTACTTGCACAGCAACTACATCCTGGGCTGTGGAAAGAGTATGGACGTGATGATCTCAAC GGTGCTCCAAGGCAGAATTGGTCAAATAATTGTGGAGTGTTTGTGTTGATG TACACACTCTATGTTGTAATGGGAGGCATCTTTGATTTTTCTGAG TCTGACATGGCTGCAGTAAGGAGATGGTGGTGCTTGCTCCTGCTAACAAATTATCCTGTGAA ATCAGATGCTGAAAGAAAGCTACTCAGAAAAAGGCGCAAAGAAATGAAAACAG GAGAATTGGAAAAGGAAGCAGAAGCTGATTACATAAGTAAG cagatgcCACCTGAGATCCTGAGACACATCCTCTTGAATGTGGTCAAAGAAGATGGAGATGTGGCCTTCTTCAGACTGTCTCTGACGTGCTGGCTTTTCCATGATGTTGTTTGTGACGCATCATTCAGAAAAGACGCTCATTTAGCCTGGCTTGACa GTGTTGTCAACTGGAGTGCATACTCCAGTGACTACAAGGAGATGTACCGAGTGCCATATAAAGTGACCAGTTGCCTTTGCTGTGGGGACTTATTTAAAGACTTCCCACCAGGCTATATTGGAGATGGAAGGAAAGGAATCCTTCGTGCATTTTACTCGACCAAAGAGTTTGAAGGTTACTGCTCAGCAGACTGCTTCATTTGTGACGGCAATCACTATAGCCCCAAGGACAacaatttataa
- the LOC113044317 gene encoding uncharacterized protein LOC113044317 isoform X2, whose product MNVFKKGSCPVISRCTRCCNQYHCPFCETYKTTSQLSIDNHVENHLKLAVNHDDFVIVKCNSHCRENAHFHCCYCPATVIRKVQLITHLKKCKQKLTIPGQEAQSPFLHSPAATAPLSTISAQTSHVITQAPPLSCPMAIQTSSSPVTSVFQSPAMTQFWTSPLCQPLQPVTTCPLSEAPFPLSASTQVLPSPTISSVLVPPEQPTAKRSQPKKNRIRCDHCDMELNKKNLRVHIRRKHTTVKEAITLQRHLFCQVIDSKHGIFAVAKSFSAPSIPIHVQKKIWGVNDKVMCELDQCNANADFAQRSGLKPFECCHLMSLAFCPKDDGNAVNLKEETLNEMVKEKWFGESRRDACIERQCLANKDDVPLSVAITFAGPSTKKYISVYEPKMSYYCRLGRVTVVYDSKKITWACPCNKTKQSCIHKAIAKWHLFQSQRALFQKVKTTERIDSMQIPQQQSENVGDCSDHQYPPNDDGIERIVRYLMKNKSLPVDLPQNLVSGLQHGSEFRHQLIPEETFCSECEGNHVLSEPIIITSRAKILTFTGVVEGISTYYKVCSNCSMMYRYQEFTDGIHNFNDHLLLSLHLCVILRNALQNHTAVSRVMSILEATAKAKFPSKDTVLHAYLHFEALSSHVYSYTCINCGYYPKVVIMDLHKKGVFSIPFSEIATPPSDFKGDTNIVSFWESVTMEMIGRGFLSSGRKNPFVVCPSYDCWAPWIGPNTRKSDIVLNTEHAKLQKTKSCDVPDLDVTEERLGDELFNLKVDAVRKLCKECGLDTKGSRMDLVLRLRTEMQNRSAYDKIFQQIWGASGGWAVITCPCGIVYSIKFNIRAESPRDFADLLLSWKHFPNVVIYDFARGLAAHVNLRKADSLPFSPHEGRLAEPTTANIQLAKEGKLKVNLPWLKNKKEEEDINCHPLTGSSEHYALYDRFHEFNTKDPRDALRRIQVVPELCGWVNTQTAEQLFGSMRKNNYFLNMLTPSGHTFLMRNIIHHYNTAQNKNMEDSLRKIVSPSDQLTFNGYGQIVLGTPPQSLNDSERHTCDITQIDQVHCPSQGSVIDMTALRNVQPNRACWMHPQSSDQIKMIENALNEKESRQQFLAQVGATILNRSDFITLGHPNDVEGTILNACLSMVRDIADLKNIKVHCFSSYVTVTWLPPLCADPSANLPDHIAECDFILLPSWASNHWMICYLHSNYILGCGKSMDVMISTVLQGRIGQIIVECLC is encoded by the exons ATGAATGTCTTTAAAAAGGGCAGTTGTCCAGTAATTTCAAGGTGCACAAGGTGCTGTAACCAGTACCACTGCCCTTTTTGTGAGACGTACAAAACCACATCACAACTATCCATTGATAACCATGTAGAGAATCATCTAAAATTGGCAGTAAATCATGATG ATTTTGTGATTGTTAAGTGCAATTCACACTGTAGAGAAAATGCACATTTTCATTGCTGTTACTGTCCTGCTACAGTAATAAGAAAAGTGCAGTTAATTACTcatcttaaaaaatgtaaacaaaagttGACTATTCCTGGGCAGGAAGCTCAATCTCCATTCCTGCATAGCCCAGCAGCCACTGCTCCACTTTCTACTATTTCAGCACAGACTTCTCATGTCATTACACAGGCGCCTCCCCTGTCTTGCCCCATGGCTATCCAAACATCTTCATCTCCAGTTACATCAGTGTTTCAGTCTCCAGCAATGACACAGTTTTGGACAAGTCCCTTATGTCAACCTTTGCAACCTGTGACAACGTGCCCTCTTTCTGAAGCTCCATTCCCTCTTTCTGCATCCACTCAAGTACTTCCGTCTCCGACTATTTCCTCTGTCCTTGTTCCACCAGAGCAACCAACAGCAAAGCGTTCTCAACCAAAGAAGAACAGAATCAGATGTGATCATTGTGATATGGAATTGAATAAAAAGAACTTGCGAGTTCACATTAGAAGAAAGCACACCACAGTTAAAGAGGCCATCACATTACAACGACATTTATTTTGTCAGGTCATTGACAGTAAGCATGGAATTTTTGCAGTAGCAAAATCTTTCAGTGCACCGTCAATACCCATCCATGTTCAAAAAAAGATCTGGGGTGTGAATGACAAAGTTATGTGTGAACTAGACCAATGTAATGCTAATGCGGATTTTGCACAAAGGAGTGGCCTGAAACCATTTGAGTGCTGCCATCTCATGTCCTTAGCTTTCTGTCCCAAAGATGATGGCAATGCTGTTAATCTCAAAGAGGAAACCCTAAATGAGATGGTGAAAGAAAAATGGTTTGGAGAAAGTAGGAGAGATGCATGCATCGAAAGGCAGTGTTTGGCAAACAAAGATGATGTGCCACTTTCTGTAGCGATCACATTTGCTGGGCCctcaacaaaaaaatacatatcagTGTATGAGCCAAAAATGTCTTATTACTGCAGACTTGGAAGAGTGACTGTTGTATATGACAGTAAGAAGATCACATGGGCCTGTCcatgtaataaaacaaaacagtcatGTATTCACAAAGCAATAGCTAAATGGCATTTGTTTCAAAGTCAGAGAGCTCTCTTCCAGAAGGTGAAGACCACCGAAAGGATTGATTCCATGCAGATACCTCAGCAGCAGTCTGAGAATGTGGGTGACTGTAGTGATCATCAGTACCCACCTAATGATGATGGAATAGAGAGGATAGTGCgctatttgatgaaaaataaatctcTGCCTGTGGACCTTCCTCAAAATTTGGTTAGTGGTCTACAACATGGAAGTGAATTTAGACACCAACTAATTCCTGAAGAAACATTCTGCTCCGAATGTGAGGGTAATCATGTTCTAAGCGAGCCAATTATTATAACCTCACGAGCAAAGATTCTGACCTTTACTGGGGTAGTTGAAG GAATTTCAACTTACTACAAAGTATGTAGCAACTGCAGCATGATGTACAGGTACCAGGAATTCACTGATGGTATCCATAACTTCAATGACCACCTTCTGCTTTCTCTTCACTTGTGTGTAATTCTTCGCAATGCTCTTCAG AATCACACTGCTGTCAGCAGAGTAATGAGCATACTTGAAGCCACTGCTAAAGCAAAATTCCCCAGCAAAGACACAGTGCTCCATGCTTACCTCCACTTTGAAGCCTTGAGCAGCCATGTTTATTCTTACACCTGCATCAATTGTGGATATTACCCCAAAGTGGTGATTATGGATCTCCACAAGAAAGGTGTCTTCAGTATTCCTT TCAGTGAAATAGCCACACCACCATCAGATTTCAAGGGTGATACAAACATCGTCTCTTTTTGGGAATCCGTAACGATGGAGATGATTGGCCGGGGATTTCTTTCAA GTGGCAGGAAAAATCCCTTTGTAGTTTGCCCAAGTTATGATTGTTGGGCTCCTTGGATTGGACCTAACACCCGAAAGTCAGACATTGTTCTAAACACTGAGCATGCAAAACTACAAAAAACAAAGTCCTGTGATGTTCCAGATCTTGACGTCACAGAGGAAAGGTTAGGTGATGAGCTCTTTAATCTTAAG GTTGATGCAGTGAGGAAGCTGTGCAAAGAATGTGGATTGGACACAAAGGGATCAAGGATGGATCTTGTGTTACGTTTGCGAACAGAGATGCAAAACCGTTCTGCGTACGACAAAATCTTCCAGCAGATTTGGGGTGCTTCTG GTGGCTGGGCAGTCATTACATGTCCATGTGGAATAGTGTATTCCATCAAATTCAACATAAGAGCAGAGTCTCCCAGAGACTTTGCAGACTTGCTGCTGAGTTGGAAGCACTTTCCTAATGTGGTAATATATGACTTTGCTAGAGGACTTGCAGCACACGTTAATCTACGGAAAGCAGATTCTCTACCTTTCAGTCCCCATGAAGGGAGACTTGCTGAACCCACTACAGCAAATATCCAGCTAGCAAAGGAAGGCAAGCTCAAAGTTAATCTACCATGGTTGAAAAataagaaggaggaggaggatatCAACTGCCATCCTTTGACAGGATCATCAGAGCATTATGCTCTGTATGACAGATTTCATGAATTTAACACCAAAGACCCAAGAGATGCTCTTAGGAGAATCCAAGTAGTCCCAGAACTCTGTGGATGGGTAAATACTCAAACCGCAGAGCAACTTTTTGGTTCAATGCGCAAGAACAATTATTTCTTGAACATGCTCACGCCATCTGGACACACATTTTTGATGCGCAACATCATTCACCACTATAACACAGCACAGAATAAGAACATGGAGGACAGCCTAAGAAAAATTGTATCACCAAGTGATCAGTTAACCTTCAATGGTTATGGTCAGATAGTACtgg GTACACCTCCACAGTCCCTAAATGATAGTGAAAGACACACCTGTGATATTACACAAATAGACCAAGTACACT gCCCCAGCCAAGGTTCAGTGATTGACATGACAGCCCTACGAAATGTGCAGCCAAACAGGGCATGCTGGATGCATCCACAAAGCAGTGACCAAATAAAGATG ATAGAAAATGCTTTAAATGAAAAGGAATCACGACAACAATTTTTGGCTCAAGTAGGAGCAACAATTCTGAACAGATCAGATTTTATTACCTTGGGACATCCAAATGATGTTGAAGGGACT ATTTTGAATGCCTGCCTTTCAATGGTCAGAGATATTGCTGATTTAAAG AACATAAAGGTCCATTGTTTTAGCTCGTATGTGACGGTGACATGGTTGCCACCATTGTGTGCAGACCCTTCAGCTAACTTACCT GACCATATAGCAGAATGTGACTTCATCTTACTCCCTTCCTGGGCATCAAACCATTGGATGATATGT TACTTGCACAGCAACTACATCCTGGGCTGTGGAAAGAGTATGGACGTGATGATCTCAAC GGTGCTCCAAGGCAGAATTGGTCAAATAATTGTGGAGTGTTTGTGTTGA
- the LOC113044317 gene encoding uncharacterized protein LOC113044317 isoform X1: MNVFKKGSCPVISRCTRCCNQYHCPFCETYKTTSQLSIDNHVENHLKLAVNHDDFVIVKCNSHCRENAHFHCCYCPATVIRKVQLITHLKKCKQKLTIPGQEAQSPFLHSPAATAPLSTISAQTSHVITQAPPLSCPMAIQTSSSPVTSVFQSPAMTQFWTSPLCQPLQPVTTCPLSEAPFPLSASTQVLPSPTISSVLVPPEQPTAKRSQPKKNRIRCDHCDMELNKKNLRVHIRRKHTTVKEAITLQRHLFCQVIDSKHGIFAVAKSFSAPSIPIHVQKKIWGVNDKVMCELDQCNANADFAQRSGLKPFECCHLMSLAFCPKDDGNAVNLKEETLNEMVKEKWFGESRRDACIERQCLANKDDVPLSVAITFAGPSTKKYISVYEPKMSYYCRLGRVTVVYDSKKITWACPCNKTKQSCIHKAIAKWHLFQSQRALFQKVKTTERIDSMQIPQQQSENVGDCSDHQYPPNDDGIERIVRYLMKNKSLPVDLPQNLVSGLQHGSEFRHQLIPEETFCSECEGNHVLSEPIIITSRAKILTFTGVVEGISTYYKVCSNCSMMYRYQEFTDGIHNFNDHLLLSLHLCVILRNALQNHTAVSRVMSILEATAKAKFPSKDTVLHAYLHFEALSSHVYSYTCINCGYYPKVVIMDLHKKGVFSIPFSEIATPPSDFKGDTNIVSFWESVTMEMIGRGFLSSGRKNPFVVCPSYDCWAPWIGPNTRKSDIVLNTEHAKLQKTKSCDVPDLDVTEERLGDELFNLKVDAVRKLCKECGLDTKGSRMDLVLRLRTEMQNRSAYDKIFQQIWGASGGWAVITCPCGIVYSIKFNIRAESPRDFADLLLSWKHFPNVVIYDFARGLAAHVNLRKADSLPFSPHEGRLAEPTTANIQLAKEGKLKVNLPWLKNKKEEEDINCHPLTGSSEHYALYDRFHEFNTKDPRDALRRIQVVPELCGWVNTQTAEQLFGSMRKNNYFLNMLTPSGHTFLMRNIIHHYNTAQNKNMEDSLRKIVSPSDQLTFNGYGQIVLGTPPQSLNDSERHTCDITQIDQVHCPSQGSVIDMTALRNVQPNRACWMHPQSSDQIKMIENALNEKESRQQFLAQVGATILNRSDFITLGHPNDVEGTILNACLSMVRDIADLKNIKVHCFSSYVTVTWLPPLCADPSANLPDHIAECDFILLPSWASNHWMICVSLFCLNYQFSLMQVTLRYFDITNSCIFQESFNRTSFTDHETKKQRDVFA, encoded by the exons ATGAATGTCTTTAAAAAGGGCAGTTGTCCAGTAATTTCAAGGTGCACAAGGTGCTGTAACCAGTACCACTGCCCTTTTTGTGAGACGTACAAAACCACATCACAACTATCCATTGATAACCATGTAGAGAATCATCTAAAATTGGCAGTAAATCATGATG ATTTTGTGATTGTTAAGTGCAATTCACACTGTAGAGAAAATGCACATTTTCATTGCTGTTACTGTCCTGCTACAGTAATAAGAAAAGTGCAGTTAATTACTcatcttaaaaaatgtaaacaaaagttGACTATTCCTGGGCAGGAAGCTCAATCTCCATTCCTGCATAGCCCAGCAGCCACTGCTCCACTTTCTACTATTTCAGCACAGACTTCTCATGTCATTACACAGGCGCCTCCCCTGTCTTGCCCCATGGCTATCCAAACATCTTCATCTCCAGTTACATCAGTGTTTCAGTCTCCAGCAATGACACAGTTTTGGACAAGTCCCTTATGTCAACCTTTGCAACCTGTGACAACGTGCCCTCTTTCTGAAGCTCCATTCCCTCTTTCTGCATCCACTCAAGTACTTCCGTCTCCGACTATTTCCTCTGTCCTTGTTCCACCAGAGCAACCAACAGCAAAGCGTTCTCAACCAAAGAAGAACAGAATCAGATGTGATCATTGTGATATGGAATTGAATAAAAAGAACTTGCGAGTTCACATTAGAAGAAAGCACACCACAGTTAAAGAGGCCATCACATTACAACGACATTTATTTTGTCAGGTCATTGACAGTAAGCATGGAATTTTTGCAGTAGCAAAATCTTTCAGTGCACCGTCAATACCCATCCATGTTCAAAAAAAGATCTGGGGTGTGAATGACAAAGTTATGTGTGAACTAGACCAATGTAATGCTAATGCGGATTTTGCACAAAGGAGTGGCCTGAAACCATTTGAGTGCTGCCATCTCATGTCCTTAGCTTTCTGTCCCAAAGATGATGGCAATGCTGTTAATCTCAAAGAGGAAACCCTAAATGAGATGGTGAAAGAAAAATGGTTTGGAGAAAGTAGGAGAGATGCATGCATCGAAAGGCAGTGTTTGGCAAACAAAGATGATGTGCCACTTTCTGTAGCGATCACATTTGCTGGGCCctcaacaaaaaaatacatatcagTGTATGAGCCAAAAATGTCTTATTACTGCAGACTTGGAAGAGTGACTGTTGTATATGACAGTAAGAAGATCACATGGGCCTGTCcatgtaataaaacaaaacagtcatGTATTCACAAAGCAATAGCTAAATGGCATTTGTTTCAAAGTCAGAGAGCTCTCTTCCAGAAGGTGAAGACCACCGAAAGGATTGATTCCATGCAGATACCTCAGCAGCAGTCTGAGAATGTGGGTGACTGTAGTGATCATCAGTACCCACCTAATGATGATGGAATAGAGAGGATAGTGCgctatttgatgaaaaataaatctcTGCCTGTGGACCTTCCTCAAAATTTGGTTAGTGGTCTACAACATGGAAGTGAATTTAGACACCAACTAATTCCTGAAGAAACATTCTGCTCCGAATGTGAGGGTAATCATGTTCTAAGCGAGCCAATTATTATAACCTCACGAGCAAAGATTCTGACCTTTACTGGGGTAGTTGAAG GAATTTCAACTTACTACAAAGTATGTAGCAACTGCAGCATGATGTACAGGTACCAGGAATTCACTGATGGTATCCATAACTTCAATGACCACCTTCTGCTTTCTCTTCACTTGTGTGTAATTCTTCGCAATGCTCTTCAG AATCACACTGCTGTCAGCAGAGTAATGAGCATACTTGAAGCCACTGCTAAAGCAAAATTCCCCAGCAAAGACACAGTGCTCCATGCTTACCTCCACTTTGAAGCCTTGAGCAGCCATGTTTATTCTTACACCTGCATCAATTGTGGATATTACCCCAAAGTGGTGATTATGGATCTCCACAAGAAAGGTGTCTTCAGTATTCCTT TCAGTGAAATAGCCACACCACCATCAGATTTCAAGGGTGATACAAACATCGTCTCTTTTTGGGAATCCGTAACGATGGAGATGATTGGCCGGGGATTTCTTTCAA GTGGCAGGAAAAATCCCTTTGTAGTTTGCCCAAGTTATGATTGTTGGGCTCCTTGGATTGGACCTAACACCCGAAAGTCAGACATTGTTCTAAACACTGAGCATGCAAAACTACAAAAAACAAAGTCCTGTGATGTTCCAGATCTTGACGTCACAGAGGAAAGGTTAGGTGATGAGCTCTTTAATCTTAAG GTTGATGCAGTGAGGAAGCTGTGCAAAGAATGTGGATTGGACACAAAGGGATCAAGGATGGATCTTGTGTTACGTTTGCGAACAGAGATGCAAAACCGTTCTGCGTACGACAAAATCTTCCAGCAGATTTGGGGTGCTTCTG GTGGCTGGGCAGTCATTACATGTCCATGTGGAATAGTGTATTCCATCAAATTCAACATAAGAGCAGAGTCTCCCAGAGACTTTGCAGACTTGCTGCTGAGTTGGAAGCACTTTCCTAATGTGGTAATATATGACTTTGCTAGAGGACTTGCAGCACACGTTAATCTACGGAAAGCAGATTCTCTACCTTTCAGTCCCCATGAAGGGAGACTTGCTGAACCCACTACAGCAAATATCCAGCTAGCAAAGGAAGGCAAGCTCAAAGTTAATCTACCATGGTTGAAAAataagaaggaggaggaggatatCAACTGCCATCCTTTGACAGGATCATCAGAGCATTATGCTCTGTATGACAGATTTCATGAATTTAACACCAAAGACCCAAGAGATGCTCTTAGGAGAATCCAAGTAGTCCCAGAACTCTGTGGATGGGTAAATACTCAAACCGCAGAGCAACTTTTTGGTTCAATGCGCAAGAACAATTATTTCTTGAACATGCTCACGCCATCTGGACACACATTTTTGATGCGCAACATCATTCACCACTATAACACAGCACAGAATAAGAACATGGAGGACAGCCTAAGAAAAATTGTATCACCAAGTGATCAGTTAACCTTCAATGGTTATGGTCAGATAGTACtgg GTACACCTCCACAGTCCCTAAATGATAGTGAAAGACACACCTGTGATATTACACAAATAGACCAAGTACACT gCCCCAGCCAAGGTTCAGTGATTGACATGACAGCCCTACGAAATGTGCAGCCAAACAGGGCATGCTGGATGCATCCACAAAGCAGTGACCAAATAAAGATG ATAGAAAATGCTTTAAATGAAAAGGAATCACGACAACAATTTTTGGCTCAAGTAGGAGCAACAATTCTGAACAGATCAGATTTTATTACCTTGGGACATCCAAATGATGTTGAAGGGACT ATTTTGAATGCCTGCCTTTCAATGGTCAGAGATATTGCTGATTTAAAG AACATAAAGGTCCATTGTTTTAGCTCGTATGTGACGGTGACATGGTTGCCACCATTGTGTGCAGACCCTTCAGCTAACTTACCT GACCATATAGCAGAATGTGACTTCATCTTACTCCCTTCCTGGGCATCAAACCATTGGATGATATGTGTAAgtctattttgtttaaattatcagTTCTCCTTAATGCAAGTAACACTGAGATATTTTGACATAACTAACAGTTGTATCTTCCAAGAATCATTTAATAGAACTAGTTTTACAGATCATGAAACCAAAAAGCAGAGAGATGTATTTGCTTGA